From Daucus carota subsp. sativus chromosome 6, DH1 v3.0, whole genome shotgun sequence:
TGTGAATTCCTGCCATTAACCATTATCTCTTTGTAAAGAATGTGGTACAGTCAGACACAATGCATTTCCAGCTGACCCCAACCTAGTTATCTTAAAACCAATATTTTATGTGCAGCAAAGgccaaataaatatatgaaaacacACCCTCTTAAAACATCTGAAACTCCTTTTGgacatttttttacaaattttagaAACACAGAACAGCCAAAATCATTTCCTGTTATTCCAAATAGTAAGATGTATCCATAGAAACGAATCCTACCGAGTTCGGTAAAACCAGGTTCAATCTTCGCTTGCTGTAAAAGTGTCCCCACAACTTCCTTTTGACTCATGTACAACTGAAGGCATCGTTCTATGAGATTTTGTACCTGCCACATAGAATAATATCCAGGAAAAGAGAAAATTCAATTGTTTTAATCCTTATATACCTATAATCCAACAGATCCAAGCACTTTAAACATGAAGAGCACCAGGACAAATTTAGGGAAAAACCTACATTTACACAATTAGATAGTTGGATTTCCCGCCTTGAATTCATAAATACGCTTACCATTTACCAGTGTTatgaaaagcgcaaatcggttCTAAGCGACAGGAGGACCTTCTAGCGCTAAAGAGGTCAAGTGGAAGCTTAAGCTGAATTTTAAGcagattaataatatatatatatatatatatatatatatatatatatatatataaatttttagttatgatattaatatatttaaaaataaaattatgttgtgataagaatttaaaattataatattcctaataatatatttttaaatataattatagttatattatgaatagaattaatttttataattaaaaaattagcaagtcaacatTATTTTGACTACTTATTCCGCTTAATGGTCTGTTTAATTTTCAAAGCCGCCAAATCACCCGCTTAGTACAAAATCGAAGCGCTTTAGGCATCGATTCCGCCTaggcggccgcttaatgcgctttttagaACATTGGTTTTTACAACACATCTTCCGGGATCCGTGCTTTTATTTGCTTAGTACAATAAAAACTTTCACAATTTGTAATTCTTGCATTATGAACAACAATAGAAATGTCAGCCCACTATGTTaaaaatacttatgaacttacACCGCAGAATTTAATACACAAATAGCTGAGATGGGGTATGTAAAGTAGTTATGGTGACAAAAAAATGCGAGTACCTTCAATATCAGATGTtcataacaaaaataatagCATATCCATACATGCTTAACAGGTGATAACATAGATTAAATTTGAAACGATAAAAGTACATTAAAGAATATGAACCACGTCCAAGAGAGGAAAGAGGGAGAATTGGAAGTAAAATACTTTCGACAGCTTATATATCAGCAAATACAAAGCTGTTATAAGTTCAATCGCATATTGTACCAAACATGATGCTAATCTCAAATCTCAGGAGATTTTACATGGTACCACACCTACCACTCCACtacattttttttggaaaaCAGAAGCCAAACTTGAGAAGACATAAATGCACCACTAGTGAGCACGACTACGACTACTAGCAAATAAAACTGAACTAGTTACATCAACCATTGCATATCTTTTTTCATATTTCTGAGAGGAAGATACCTACCCCTCCAAAAGAATATATCATTTTTCACATTCCTATAAAATCAGAGACAATGAGATACGGAATAAAAACTGTCCATAAATACACAGTTTTGTGTCAATGGCTTACCAGCTGTATGTCCTGGCGCGAAACCTTCCTTATGTCCCCACTAGACATTTTTTATATCTGAACctgaaaataaaagataatattcaAGCTAATGCAACTCGTTGGAAACTCGAGTATATATGCCAATTCTCAATTACCAGTCTCCCCTTTAATAATTACTAACAAATTAGCAATATATTTATCTAGTAGAAATTTTAATACCCTATTTGTATAGGAGAGGCACTTGTCATTTTATCCCATTATTAATACACCATACTTGCCATATTATCTGATGACTAATACACCATACACCATACACGCTGGCGCTATTATGAAAACTAGTTTATAACTTTAGTGTGATGCATAACATAAAAGCTAGTAACATCGatgtatataacaataatacCGATCAAATATCTAAAAGAAGAAACTAAGCAATTCACCAAGAACAAATATACAGTCAAGAAAACAAGTTTCATGCATtatagaatataaaaaaaaaaaaaacatgatcaCTATTCATTCATCTAAACCTATTACAATTCACATCATGAAGGGTTAAATTTCTAGGGTtcagatatataaatatttcaattCGCCATTCCAGACATCAAATTTCCCAAAAACGAAGTTATTTAAAAACAACAATTGAACAATCACACAAAATTATTGAATCAGATAACATGATCATCTCACACACACAAAACTCCCtccctctctgtctctctctctctctctttctctctctctatctatcAATATATCTATCTATCTCTATCTCTCTGTGTgtctcccctctctctccctctctctctccttctccCTCTCCCCGtatctctctcacacacataaACAAAGCGTGATAAGGATCACATACGACAAACACGAGAAAAGCCGTATAAACAAcacatacaaaaaaaaaaagagaagaaggtAGTGAATTGAGAGAGGAACCTGAGCGAAATTGATGTGTGTATCGGTGTGTGTGATCGAGGGGTCTAAATATTTTGGATAATATGTTGGGAACAAATAGTTGCTGCAGCAGCTTAGTGCGGGTGACGTGGGCTAGGGACCGTGGGGCCTGGAAAACAACAGGAGTAGGACCCAGATATGATTGATCCGACGGCTAGGAAGAAACAACAGCCCCCGTTAACTAACTCGACCGCCTCCTGGTCAAAGTCCTGATTATTACTAGCTGCTCTACACTTATCCATCAAATATTTCACGCTCGACATGACCAGGCTGAATAATCAGGTCAAGGCCCAATTGGCTCTTGCTTAATGGTCCCATAGCCCAGTTTGAAAAGGCCCGTCATGCAGCGGCCATTTATGGTTCAATTTCCACAATGTTTGGCCTTTTCgacattattaaaattaagtacACATAAATAACACAACttgatttagcaaaaaaaaaaataacactaCTTGAACCAGCGGTTTTTACATGACAAGCCCAATTGATTGGCCTgtatttttatatcttttattttctgGAAACACGCTTTAGAGCAATGTTTTGATCGGATTTGgtaagtgttttaactttttttttctttttttttgaaaatggttAGTGTTTAACTTGGACTGAACTaaagctctcaaagatgcttGCAGCTAGTTAGAGTTGTGTACTTGATTAATTGATCTGCACTCTGTAGTTTGTATTATAAGTGTGATAGGGACAGTATTGTGATTTTGAATTGCAGGTGGTGGTGTGACTATCCGATGTACTCTATGTACTTTGATTGTCCTCCAATATCCACAAGTTCAAAGAAAAACAGGATTCTATTTTAATGTGAGCACTATGAGCATGTTTTGTCCGTGTAGACAACAGTGCCAAAGCTGCTTTCATAGATTTTCAGTAATAGATCCAAACATAACATTTACAACtacatcacaatttttatattttttggaacTTCATAATTTGGTCATTAACCTTAAGCTCTTAGAACAACTCCAGCTTCCCTGTTTGGAGTCTTAAATCAAAATATGAGGAATAGggaaaataatccactccaacagtatcttagtgattccctaaatcactaagatccactagtcatgccttatctttaggtaacctctctcctcccctaaatcttattttataataaattttgaatacaaacatgttcgccttatctttaggtaacctttctcctctcctaaatcttagtattttataataaattttgaatacaaacatgttctctctcttcacTTATTGCAACaatggtaacttttaataataaaatagtatataaggaatgaatataaggaatattgttggaggtgagaatagctattattatcttaagtcactaggatccaatattttatattatatttaaggaatgggCTAGGATGCTGCTGAAGATGCTCTTAGAACGCTGATTCTCCTCTCTCATAAGTAAACGAGGTTACTCATAATCAACTGAGGTACGTCAATAGGAACGGATTATAGTGTTTCAGACTATCGGTGCATGTTAAGACGTCGAGTGATGATTGTTCCATCTTATATCAGAAGAGTTTTAATGccttattgttaaaaaaaagggAGCATTCTGTTGAGTGGCTTTAATCCAAGTTTCACATCAGAAAGACAAAGAAGATTTTAATGTCTTATTGTTAAAAAACTCTATTAGTATGAGGCTTTTTGGGAGAAGTCCGAAAACAAATCCACGCAGACTATTCTGGCTAAATATATTGCAAATGTAATTACCCTTGTGTTCTCCGGTTATGATGCTATGGTATTTTGTTATATTGCTGACTTATTGATGTAGACTCCTGGAAATAGTTTAAGAGGAAGAATGCATAATACAGTATCATTGTAGTTTTGAGTCATTCATATGTAACGTGCCGAATGAGCTTCGAATTCAGTTACCTTGCACTTTCATCCGTATAAAAataaaagggaaaatagatttttttgccaccgaacttattatgtttttagaaacttgccactcaactaatttttttttccttttagtcactgatgttaggttcggatttttttttgccactaaagttaggttcggatttgattattaccattttattaattctttatagtattattaaaatatattgataatctgtaatattttgatgatttgatatatgtctatcttATATATAGTACTTCTATGTACCTAAGATCATTTATCTTCGGTGATaagagtttgacacgcattttacggTTTCTAAAAGATGTagtctcataaattattttattttttcttccaaataaaaatttagtgtttgaatttttatatgcaAAGAGAAAATCTCATAATCTCATACTATCACTACgtattaatgatgctacaatatggcaaaaaaaaaatatgctacaaaaaattatcacaatgctaataatcatatccgaacctaagttggtgactaaaaacaaatccaaacctaacatcagtgactaaaaggaaaaaaaatttagttgagtgacaagtttctaaaaacataataagttcggtgacaaaaaaatctattttcccaaaatAAAACGAATAGCAACATCTCACCAGTAAGGTTCCTTGTAATGCTCACACTACAATTTAAGTTCCACATTTCTTCTTCTGATTTGGATCATGCCTTAATTCCGtattaaataacaatttaaCTGCTGGAACTGAGTGATCAGCCGTTTTCTAAGTATATCAACAAGAATTTTCCTGATAATTTCCGAAAATTCCCTTGTGTCACTTGCCTCTGACTGTGTATTTTTACACCTACTCCCATGCGGCTATATATAAGATGCTAAGCTTATATTTCCCCATCAACAAGTGTATCcaaagttttaatttttcgtGATCTTTTAATCACCATGTATAGAGTTGCGAGAGCTTCAGAGTACCTGGTAATCACTGGCGCCGGGATCACTGACATAAAAATAGCGAAAAAAGCATGGATTTTCCCGGGACAATCCTGCACCGTCTTCGATGTCTCTCCAGTGAACTATACCTTCGAAGTTCAAGCCATGAGCGCTGAAAAACTGCCCTTTGTCCTCCCTGCTGTATTCACCATAGGCCCGCGCCTCGATGATGATGAGAGCCTTTTTTTGTATGCCAAGCTTATTTCTCCCCATGACAAGCTCTCGCACCATGTGAAAGAGCTTGTGCAAGGCATAATTGAAGGAGAAACTcgtgtccttgcagcttcaatgaCAATGGAAGAGGTTTTTAGAGGTACTAAAGAGTTTAAACAGGAGGTTTTCTCGAAAGTACAGCTTGAACTCAATCAGTTTGGACTATTAATCTACAATGCAAATGTCAAACAATTGGTTGATGTTCCCGGACACGAGTATTTTTCATACTTGGGACAGAAAACGCAGATGGAGGCGGCGAATCAGGCCAAAGTTGATGTGGCAGAGGCGCGGATGAAAGGAGAGGTTGGATCAAAGTTGCGAGAAGGACAGACGCTTCAAAATGCAGCCAAGATTGATGCAGAGACGAGGATTATAGCGACGCAGAGGCAAGGGCAGGGGAGGAAGGAGGAGATAAAAGTGAAGACTGAAGTGAAAGTGTTTGAGAATGAGAGGGAGGCCGAGGTGGCACAGGCGAATTCTGAGCTGGCAAAGCGAAAGGCGGGGTGGGCAAAAGAGGCGCAGGTTGCTGAGGTTGAAGCAGAGAAGGCCGTGGCGCTGAGGGAGGCGGAGTTGCAGAAGGAGGTGGAGATATTGAATGCATTGACTCAGACGGAGAAGCTGAAGGCTGAGTTCTTGAGCAAGGCCAGTGTGGAGTACGAAACCAAGGTAATATATTTTCGATGCAaaggaaatatataatttagctAAATATAGAGTATCCATCAGTAGCAATAACAACTCACGATGAATTTATGAGCAAGATATCTTATACGTTTCTTAATCTAGCTCCATTGTAATTCAGGTACAAGAAGCAAATTGGGAGCTGTACAAGAAACAAAAGGAGGCAGAAGCTATTCTATACCAAAAGgaagaagaagcagaagctcAAAAAGCCATAGCTGATGCCACATTTTATGCACGGCAACAAGTAGCCGATGGGGAATTATATGCAAAGCGAAAGGAAGCCGAAGGACTAATGGCACTGGCACAAGCACAAGGCACATATATCAGCACCCTGTTGAAGGCAGTGGGAGGTCATTACGGTGCACTAAgagattacttgatgattaACGGAGGAATGTATCAAGAAATCGCGAAGATTAATAGCGAGGCTGTGAGAGGATTGCAGCCGAAGATTAGCATCTGGTCTAATGGAGAAAACAGTGGTGACGGAAATGGTATGAAAGAGATTGCAGGAGTTTATAAAATGTTGCCACCTTTGTTTAAGACAGTGCATGAACAAACGGGCATGTTGCCACCAGCATGGATGGGCACTCTGAGTAACGACTCTTGAGATTAATTCACTCTGCATTGTACTTGCGTATATGTTGGGGTACTGCTTATGCGTGtgtcaataataaaatttttattgttttaataaaatttgttaGATACTTCGATCTATGATGCTCCTATatccaaataaattttaatttactttaaACAAAATCTTTAACTGGTCCAGATGGAATATATGAAACCATTTTAATAAGGAATCCATGTTGGAATAGCATCACAAAAGATAATCTGAACTAGTTCCTCTGTCTCAAAGATATGAATATAAGTCTACTTTATTTTTGACTAAGCAAAAAAGACTTTGATTACTTTATATGATTTGGATCCGTTACCGTTTCATCCGTCAAAGCAAATCCCTATAGTTAGATGCCGATCCAGTCAGAACATGTAACGTGCTGGGCCTCGAAAACGTATGAACGAATTTTTTTGCTAAAGCACAGCACATTTAGCCCGTCAGTGGATGCTTCAACCACAGAATCATTTTACTAATCGCAATTATAGGGTGCAACAAAGTCAATTATAAAGCGCCTAATTATACTATAATCCTCTTTCACACAACCAGGTAATCACGGTGGCCGACAAATAAAGGCCTAattctatatattataaataaaacaacaTTATCAATTGATCATGTTAGCA
This genomic window contains:
- the LOC135147145 gene encoding flotillin-like protein 3, coding for MYRVARASEYLVITGAGITDIKIAKKAWIFPGQSCTVFDVSPVNYTFEVQAMSAEKLPFVLPAVFTIGPRLDDDESLFLYAKLISPHDKLSHHVKELVQGIIEGETRVLAASMTMEEVFRGTKEFKQEVFSKVQLELNQFGLLIYNANVKQLVDVPGHEYFSYLGQKTQMEAANQAKVDVAEARMKGEVGSKLREGQTLQNAAKIDAETRIIATQRQGQGRKEEIKVKTEVKVFENEREAEVAQANSELAKRKAGWAKEAQVAEVEAEKAVALREAELQKEVEILNALTQTEKLKAEFLSKASVEYETKVQEANWELYKKQKEAEAILYQKEEEAEAQKAIADATFYARQQVADGELYAKRKEAEGLMALAQAQGTYISTLLKAVGGHYGALRDYLMINGGMYQEIAKINSEAVRGLQPKISIWSNGENSGDGNGMKEIAGVYKMLPPLFKTVHEQTGMLPPAWMGTLSNDS